The region GCCGTATTAACAGGAAAACCGGCATGGATACTGTTTTCCTTGTGGGAATACATTTCAACAACATACAGCCTGATGAGATCAGGAAAATATGTGATACCGCAGAACTTATGGTTGACGAACTTATAGATATAATTGAGGAATAATATGGAAGTCGTAGTGGGAATCAGTGGGGCCTCCGGGGCACAATACGGAATCAGGTTACTTGAAATATTTGCAGAAAAGGGAATTTATACACACCTGGTAATAACATCTGCAGCCAGGCAAATAATAAATATAGAAACAAACTGGCAGATCGAAGAGGTGGAAAAACTCGCCTGCGAGGTACACGAGGAAAAGGATTTCACTGCTTCTGTAGCAAGCGGATCCCATCCTTACAATGCTTTGGTAATAGCCCCTTGCAGCATGAAAACCGCTGCATCCATCGCCCACGGGATCTCCGATAATCTCCTCACACGGGCTGCTGATGTCTGTCTCAAGGAAGGCAGGGATGTTATCCTGATGGTGCGGGAGACCCCTTACAGCCGAATTCATCTGGAAAACCTGCTCAAACTCAAGGAATCGGGCACCCAGATTTTGCCTGCATGTCCTGCATTCTACAACAAACCAAAATCAATAGAAGACTTAATTGATTTCATGGCTGGACGGGTACTGGATCTTCTGAATATAGATAATGACGTATACCCCAGGTGGGAAGGAGACAGCGACTGAACCAATTTTCACCCTCTTCTGAAGCCTTCAATAGTTAGATATATCTAGGAGAAGTGCATTTAGGGGGGATGACCTTACATCATGTGGGATAGTAGGGTAGCCTGGCCGATCCTCGAGCGTTTGGGACGCTTGGACTGCGGTTCAAATCCGCGCTATCCCACCACTATTCTTCATGTAACTACGAATTTTAACGAATATTTTATAAACAAGCCTGACGTGGGAAAAGCTATGGCTGCCAAGAAGGTAAGATTGTTTGCCAATGTCAGGGAAAAAGCCGGAACTTCTGAAGTAGAGGTCAACGGTGATACCGTTTCTGAGATATTGGATGAAATAATTGCAAAATACCCGAATCTTGAAAAACTTATATTTGAAGATGGCAAAAAACTCAGGGGATATATAAACATCCTTATCAACGGGGAAAATATCCAGCATCTTGAAGGTACAGACTCAGCAATTACAGAAAAAGATGAAGTAGCTATATTCCCCCCGGTTTCCGGTGGATAAATAAAGATGGTGGGACAATCCCATGGAATACCGGGATGTTACCAATCTCTTTTTCATAGGAACTGGCGGGTTCCTGGGAGCTATATGCAGATATGGCACTTCAATCTTAATCCCCGGTGCCCGGGGAACACTGGTTGTGAACGTGCTGGGAAGTTTCCTGCTGGGATTGTTACTGTTCTACTCTGACTATATCGGTTACCTGACCCCACGCATCCGAATGTTTGCAGGCATCGGATTTTTAGGTGCATTCACCACATTCTCCACATTCATTGTACAGACTGTGCAAATGCAACCTGTATACGGGTTTGCAAATATGATGATAAATCTGCTACCCGGTTTATTTGCAATCTTTCTTGCAAGAAGCCTGGTAATATACATTGGAGGCAGGTGAAATGAATACGACAGGCTATTTACTTGTTGGAATCGGCGGGTTTATCGGTGCAATCCTCAGGTATATGGTCGCGGGAATTGTCCCGAAAAAGGGAGATATACCCACAGGTACACTCACAGTAAATATTATGGGTACAACAATACTCTCATATCTTACATATTCCCATTCCCTGCAGCATCTTTACCTGTTGAATATAGGTATTCTGGGTTCATTCACCACTTTTTCCACCTTTACATATGAATCATTCACACTCCTGGAACAGCAGGCCAACCGGAGTTTTCTTACAAATATAATGCTTAACTGTGTATGCTGCATAGCCGGTGTCGGACTTGGGCCTTTAATGGCAAACCTAATTTAAAATAGAATTCAACAAAGAAGGCAGACTTTATGCAATCAAAAATAATGACAATTTATCTTAGTGAGAATGATACATACAAAGGAAAAAATGCCCATCAGGCCATCATCGAATTCTTGCTTGAAAATGATGTTGCCGGTGCCACCGTGATCAGGGGTATCGAGGGCTATGGAGTACACAGTGTAATCCATAAAACAAGTATCCTCAGGCTTGGAATGGATCTTCCCATCATAGTACAGGCCGTGGATGAAGAAAATAAATTGTGTAATATCCTGCCCGAACTCAAGAAAATGGTTCCTGATGAACTCATTGTGATGCAGGATGTGGAAATCCTGGCAGGGCATAAAAGGGATTAATTTACCTGTAGAGGACTATCGCCCTTCCACGCACATCTATCAGGGTAGTGGATGTAAGAGAGGCCAGTTCCTCTGCAATTGAATCCATACTTTCACCGGGAAAACTTTTGAGGATTTTTACCTTGACAAGATGATTGGCTTTAATTTGTTTTTTCAATTCAGTTACAACCGCATCATCAATTCCCTTTTTACCCAGCGTGAGAATGGGTTTCAGGTGAGTTGCCTGTGACCTAAATTTCCTTATTTTATCCTTATCCATCAAATAACACCTGCCTATAGGGACCTGCATGAAGTATATATAACTAACTTAAAGAAAAGCATTCATTCATCCTTGATGCCCTGAATGGATATCAAACCATCCTCCACCAAATACTCAAACCAGGGAGTGGGTTTGGAGGATATGCCTACTGCACGTAGATAATGACTGCCGTTTTCTTCCTGCACCTCAATCATACCGTCGTAAAGTTGTTTTAAGGTAGCAATTGTGCGGGAGTCATGCATCTGGTCTTCAACTACGAATAAACCAAGTCCTTTTATGGCTTTGATTCTGCCTGTGAACACGTGCAAGAAACGAAATACAGTCTGGATATTAGAGTACATTAGAATGGTCGAGACAGAATTAATACAGAGGATATTATGGGATATTTGACGTTTCATCCAGAATTGTTCAAAAAACTGACTTATTCGAACACCTATACCCGTAAGGTCCACAGGACTTGAAGCACGTTTTATGTTATCAGTATCATCAGCCGCCATCCCCAGCGTCTTTGTCACACAATCCACAATCCCTATGTTGGATACAGGTAGGGTTTTGTCAAAGGAGGTAAACCATTCCAGGACATGTTCACCCGGTTCTCTTGTAGAAACTATGACCGAAGATTCTTGCCTTTTTAGACCGTTTTTAAGGATATGGTAGGCAACATCCTCCTTTCCACTCATAGGAGGACCTATTACCATCAGATTGCTTCCTTCACGGATTTCCCCGATAATACTATCCAGTTCTTCAATACCCAGTGAATAGGATGTCATATATTCCAGCCGAACTTTCTATTTTAATTTATTATATAAGGATAGCCCTTAATAACATTATTCCTGATAATACACTCAGTTATCATGATCTTGCATGTTTTACTATATGCCCTGCTTCAGGAATTATTATTTCCTCGATTGCAAGTTCCACAGCCTTTGGTGAACCAGGAAGGCAGAATACAGCACAACCCTGTATGATACCTGCAGTTGCCCTGCTCAATATTGTGGCAGATCCTATCTGATCCAGACTTTTAAGGCGGAAAAGTTCTCCGAATCCTTCAAGTTCCTTTTCAAATAGCGGGCAAAGAGCTTCTATGGTCACATCAGAATCAGACAAACCTGTACCACCGGTTGTAATCACAACATCGGCTCCATTAAATATCGATGATAAGACTGCTTTCCTTATATCTGCGATATTATCTGCCACCAGACTGTAGCACAATACATTGTTGTGAGCAGCCTTGAGAATATCTGAAATAAGTTGCCCCGAGACATCATCCACAGCAGAAGGGGCATCCGTGGACCCATATTTATCAAAACGAGAAGTTGAGATGGTTATAATACTAAAAGAATATGCTTTATCAGTTCCTTTTTTATGCTCTTTGGTGCTGGAGCTCATAAAAGAACATATAAAAACTGCATATATTATAATTCTGCTGCATACCCTTTACAAATACAACAAATGACCGATAAGACTTATAAACTACCAGACAGTATGGAGGGCAATATAAGATAGTACACCATCCCATCAATACATTAAAATATGTAAATCTCAATAAGAAACCAAAACTTTCGAGAATGGGATTATTCTACATCATTATCATTCCAAGGAGGCTTTTAGTCCATGACAAGAAAACCAGCAAGTATGTACAGGAACATTAAACAGCGCTCATATACACGCAGAAAGTACATGGGTGGTGTTCCGGGAAGCCAGGTAATACACTACGACATGGGAAATAAGACCGCAGATTTCCAGGTCAAGATGTCACTTATATCTGAAGAGAAATGCCAGATGAGGCATACAGCCCTCGAAGCAGCAAGGATATCAGCTAACAGACATATGCTTTCCAAAATCGGCCGTATCAATTACCATTTCAAATTGAGAGTTTACCCACACGAGGTCCTGAGAGAAAACAAACAGGCAACTGGTGCAGGTGCAGACCGTGTATCCAGTGGTATGAGAAAAGCATTCGGCAAAGCTGTAGGTACTGCAGCAAGAGTCTCTGCCGGGCAGAAGATATTCACTGTTTCTGTCAATAAGAAGAATTTTAAGCATGCCAAAGCTGCACTTAAAAGAGCAGGACAGAAGCTTCCAACACCAATAAGAATTGTTGTTGACGAAGGCGCAGAGCTGGTACAATAAAACCAGCTTTTGAGGAGGGAACACTTATGGAAGACTATGAATCCTTGCTTGACCGGGCAATGGAAAACCTGCCGGAAACCGAAACAACAGATGAACGTTTTGTAATTCCGGAACCCAAGATTTATTTTGAGGGAAAAACAACGGTACTGGACAATTTTGCACAGATCAGAAGTGTCCTTAACCGTGATGCAGATCATCTGATGAAATACCTCACAAGGGAACTGGGTACCGCCGGTAAGGTCGAAGGTGGCAAGGCCATATTCCAGGGGAAGTTCCCAGTTCAGGCCATCAAATCCAACATAAATGCCTATGCTGATGAATATGTTATATGTTCGGAATGCAACAGGCCAGATACGGAACTTGTGAAGGTTGACAGAGTCCTGATGATGAAATGCGCCGCATGTGGTGCACACAGGCCTGTCAAGAAAAGGAAAGCCACTGCACCTACCCCCGAATCCGCTCTTGAAGAAGGAAAGGAATACGAAGTAAAGATTGATGCTGTTGGTTCCAAGGGTGACGGAATCGCCAAGATGGCAAAATTCACTATTTTCGTGCCTGGTACTGCCAAAGGTGATGTCTTAAAAGTCAGGATTAAAAAGATCAGTGGAAACCTGGCTTTTGCAGAAAAGGCATGAAATCCCCGGCGCAATCAAGGAGCAAAAATCCAATGTCAGGCGGTGAAAGGGAACCGGGAATCAATGTATTTTCGATTCCCGGCCTAAACATTGACCTCAAAAATTCAAATGGTTCTCTACAGTTGAATTCCCGGGGCCAGCTTAAGTATGCCTGCTCACCCATCCTGAAAAAAATTAATGAAAGATTACGGGAAGAAAAACCCGTACATATGGGCAAGGACAGGGTGATTGCTTCTACCTGGCTGCCCCCAATCCCGAGCGGTCCTTTCAAAAGGCTCCTGAACGCTGAAGTACAGCATGCTTTGGGAAGACGGGTTCCTGAAACTGTTTCTTTTGAGATTACAAGACAATGCAAATGTAATTGTGATCATTGCATCATAAGTGGTGGAGAGGAAGATATTGACACAGAAACTGTCAAGAAAACCATAGATGATGCTCTTGATATGGGTGCATTTATAATTATTTTTACAGAAGGAGATCCTCTTCTCAGGGAAGATATTTTTGAATTAATAGATTATGTCGACAAGGAACGTGCAATTGTCAATATGTACACACCTGGAACAGACATGAATCCGCAGACGGCAAGAAAACTAAAACAAGCCGGACTGCATAATCTTCTGGTCAGCATATATTCAACTGATCCCGAAAAGCACAATGCGGTAAGAAGACTTGAGGGGGCATTTGATATGGCTACATCCGCCATTAAATACGGACTGGATGCCGGGTTATTAGTCACCATGTGCACACATGCCTCCCCAAAAAACATGGATGAACTCCCACAACTCTATGCTCTTGCAACACAACTGGGAGTGAGCGAATTTTCAATATGGGAAAGTGCTCCGAAAAAAAAAGGTGATGCTATTATATCACCTGAGGACAGGGAAAAAGTCCTTGAAATGCACCATAAAGCCAATTCCACAGAAAGCGGGCCCAGAATATTTACCAATACTTATTTTGAAGGTGAGATGCTGGGTTGCATGGCGGCTCAGCGCTGGATGCATATCTGCGTGGATGGATCGGTCAAACCCTGCCCATATATACCATTCAGTTTTGGCAACATACTGGACCAACAATTAAAAGACATCTGGAAGAACATGAAAAAAGCACCCCGATTTGAGTCAGGGGATGTATTCTGCCAGATGCAGATGCCACAATATCTTGAACTTGTGGAAAAGATTCCAGATGGAGTTATACCCCCATATCCATTTGACAAAATCGAATAAATAATAATGACAAAATAAACCAGATTAATCTTGAGGATATGCATGAATATGAAACTAGATCCATGGGGCTCGTCAAATATCGACGACTATTCGAAATTGTTCGATGAATTTGGAATTCAGCGTTTTGATGAACTTCTACCCCGGATCGAGCAACCCAGCGCTTACATGAGAAGGAAGATTATCTTTGGTCACAGGGATTATGACATGATAAGCCGGGCCATGAAACACAATGACCCGTTTGCGGTAATGAGCGGGTTCATGCCTTCCGGAAAGGTCCATCTCGGCGGAAAGATGGTCATGGACCAGATCGTCTGGCACCAGCAGATGGGTGGTGAGGCTTTTGTGGGTATTGCCGACAGGGAAGCATATTCTGTCAGGGGATTTTCCTGGGATAAATGTAAACAGATTGGAATTGAGGAATATATCCTTAGCCTGATTGCCCTGGGATTCGAACCAGAGGGGCATATTTATTTCCAGTCCCAATCCAAAAATGTAAAGGATCTGGCCTTTGAACTGGGTGTCAAGGCAAATTTCTCGGAACTCAGTGCAATCTATGGTTTCAATGGACAGACCAATATAGCACATATGGTCAGTGCCCTCTCCCAGAGTGCGGATATTCTCCAACCCGAACTTGAAGAATTCGGTGGCCCCAAGCCGACAATCGTTCCCGCGGGGGCCGATCAGGACCCCCACATGAGACTCACCAGAGGACTGGCAAACAAGATGAACATGTTCCTTATCGAAAAAAGGATGGATAAGAATAACACACCTTTTGTCAGCGTCCGCAGCAAGACCGCTCCTGCCGATGCGCTTGAAGAGGTTTCTGAAGCGTTGCCCTGGGATACAAAACTGTTCGAGGGGCATGTAGATATTTTTGGTGTGGATGACCTGACTAAACTTAAGGAAATCACAATGGAAGTCGAAATGAATAACGGAGGATATGGATTCCTTCCACCGGCTTCGACCTATCATCGCTTTATGTCCGGTTTGCAGGGCGGCAAGATGTCAAGCAGTGTGCCTGATAGCCTTATAGCCCTTACCGATGATCCGGATGATGCCGCACGCAAGGTTAAGAAAGCTAAGACTGGCGGGCGTATGACCCTGAAAGAACAAAAGGAACTCGGGGGACAGCCCGACGAATGTTCGGTCTATGAGTTACTCGTATTCCATCTTAGTGACGATGACGGGGAACTGGCACAGCTCCATTCCGAATGTTTGGATGGTAGCCGCATGTGCGGAAGTTGCAAAGGCCTGGCAGCAGAACGCATGGCAGAGTTTTTGAGAGACCACCAGGAAAAAAGGGAACTGGCACGCGAGAGACTTGAAGAATACGGGCTCTGATACTTAAAGGGAGATACTATGGAAGACCTCAATCTTACACTGAATGAAAAGGAAGTACTTCTCTTCCTCAAACAAAAAGGTACTGCAAGTCCCGGGGATATAGCCGATGGAACACCCCTGAAAATAGAGAATGCTACTCAGGCATCCTTTTTGCTTGAAGAGAAGGGTCTTGCAGAAGTTAAGGATGAAGTATCGGAAAAATATCGCCTCAGTTCAGAGGGTATGCAATATGCCAAAAAAGGCCTCCCCGAAAGACAGGTGATCAACAAGATCGACGGGCCTACTCCTATAAAGGACCTGCAGGAAATGCTTTCACCCCAGATGGTAGGAATTGCAACCGGATGGCTCAAGAGGAAAGGCTGGGCATCCATTGAGAAAGGAAATATCATACCTGCAACAGATATATCTGAAACCGATGACGAGATTGCCCTGGCAAAACTCGATGAGACAGCAGTTACCCTTGAAGAAACCGGCATTGACCAGAAGGTTATAAAGGACCTGGTCAAACGCAAACTGGTAGAAAAAGAAGAAACAAAAAGCCGTACTATCACAATTACAGCCGAGGGGAGAAAAATCGCTGCATCAGGCCTTGAACTCACCGAAGATATCACCCAGCTGACCTCCCGGTTGCTCAAGAGCGGGGAATGGAAGAACAAGACATTTCGCCCCTACAATATCGATAAACCTCCAAAAAGGGTTTTTGCAGCAAAAGTACATCCCTACCAGCGTCTGATAGACCAGATGCGCCAGATATTCCTGGAAATGGGATTCACCGAAATTAAGGGAGATATTATACAAAGCTCTTTCTGGAATTTTGATGCCTTATTCCAGCCACAGGACCACCCTGCCCGGGAAATGCAGGATACATTCCACCTGGAATCCCGTTCACAATTGCCGGGCGAATACTTGGAAACAGTATGTTCCATGCATGAAAAGGGCGGTGACATTGAATCCAGGGGATGGGGTGGCAAATGGGACAGTGATGTAGCAAAACGTAACGTGTTGCGCACCCACACCACCTCGGTCAGTATCAAACACCTGGCAGATAATCCAAAACCACCGGTCAAAGCTTTCTGTATAGACAGGGCCTATCGCCGGGAAACAATTGATCCCACACATACCCCGGAATTCGAGCAGCTGGAAGGTGTGGTAATGGACAGGAACATGTCCTTTGCCAACCTGCTGGGATGCCTGAAGGAATTCTATCACAGGATGGGATTCGAGAACGTCAGGTTCAGGCCCGGGTACTTCCCCTACACCGAACCCAGTGTCGAACCCGAGGTTTATATTGAAGAACTTGGATGGGTCGAACTCGGTGGTGCCGGCATATTCAGGAAAGAGGTCACTGAACCTCTCGGCATCAAAGAACCGGTTTTGGCATGGGGCCTGGGTGTTAGCCGCCTGGCAATGCTG is a window of Methanohalophilus mahii DSM 5219 DNA encoding:
- a CDS encoding UbiX family flavin prenyltransferase, which gives rise to MEVVVGISGASGAQYGIRLLEIFAEKGIYTHLVITSAARQIINIETNWQIEEVEKLACEVHEEKDFTASVASGSHPYNALVIAPCSMKTAASIAHGISDNLLTRAADVCLKEGRDVILMVRETPYSRIHLENLLKLKESGTQILPACPAFYNKPKSIEDLIDFMAGRVLDLLNIDNDVYPRWEGDSD
- the crcB gene encoding fluoride efflux transporter CrcB codes for the protein MEYRDVTNLFFIGTGGFLGAICRYGTSILIPGARGTLVVNVLGSFLLGLLLFYSDYIGYLTPRIRMFAGIGFLGAFTTFSTFIVQTVQMQPVYGFANMMINLLPGLFAIFLARSLVIYIGGR
- the pheS gene encoding phenylalanine--tRNA ligase subunit alpha, which gives rise to MEDLNLTLNEKEVLLFLKQKGTASPGDIADGTPLKIENATQASFLLEEKGLAEVKDEVSEKYRLSSEGMQYAKKGLPERQVINKIDGPTPIKDLQEMLSPQMVGIATGWLKRKGWASIEKGNIIPATDISETDDEIALAKLDETAVTLEETGIDQKVIKDLVKRKLVEKEETKSRTITITAEGRKIAASGLELTEDITQLTSRLLKSGEWKNKTFRPYNIDKPPKRVFAAKVHPYQRLIDQMRQIFLEMGFTEIKGDIIQSSFWNFDALFQPQDHPAREMQDTFHLESRSQLPGEYLETVCSMHEKGGDIESRGWGGKWDSDVAKRNVLRTHTTSVSIKHLADNPKPPVKAFCIDRAYRRETIDPTHTPEFEQLEGVVMDRNMSFANLLGCLKEFYHRMGFENVRFRPGYFPYTEPSVEPEVYIEELGWVELGGAGIFRKEVTEPLGIKEPVLAWGLGVSRLAMLRLGLKDLRELYQSDIEWLRKSPVCKL
- a CDS encoding translation initiation factor IF-2 subunit beta; this encodes MEDYESLLDRAMENLPETETTDERFVIPEPKIYFEGKTTVLDNFAQIRSVLNRDADHLMKYLTRELGTAGKVEGGKAIFQGKFPVQAIKSNINAYADEYVICSECNRPDTELVKVDRVLMMKCAACGAHRPVKKRKATAPTPESALEEGKEYEVKIDAVGSKGDGIAKMAKFTIFVPGTAKGDVLKVRIKKISGNLAFAEKA
- a CDS encoding YhbY family RNA-binding protein; this encodes MDKDKIRKFRSQATHLKPILTLGKKGIDDAVVTELKKQIKANHLVKVKILKSFPGESMDSIAEELASLTSTTLIDVRGRAIVLYR
- a CDS encoding RAD55 family ATPase, translated to MTSYSLGIEELDSIIGEIREGSNLMVIGPPMSGKEDVAYHILKNGLKRQESSVIVSTREPGEHVLEWFTSFDKTLPVSNIGIVDCVTKTLGMAADDTDNIKRASSPVDLTGIGVRISQFFEQFWMKRQISHNILCINSVSTILMYSNIQTVFRFLHVFTGRIKAIKGLGLFVVEDQMHDSRTIATLKQLYDGMIEVQEENGSHYLRAVGISSKPTPWFEYLVEDGLISIQGIKDE
- a CDS encoding 50S ribosomal protein L16: MTRKPASMYRNIKQRSYTRRKYMGGVPGSQVIHYDMGNKTADFQVKMSLISEEKCQMRHTALEAARISANRHMLSKIGRINYHFKLRVYPHEVLRENKQATGAGADRVSSGMRKAFGKAVGTAARVSAGQKIFTVSVNKKNFKHAKAALKRAGQKLPTPIRIVVDEGAELVQ
- a CDS encoding tryptophan--tRNA ligase, with protein sequence MNMKLDPWGSSNIDDYSKLFDEFGIQRFDELLPRIEQPSAYMRRKIIFGHRDYDMISRAMKHNDPFAVMSGFMPSGKVHLGGKMVMDQIVWHQQMGGEAFVGIADREAYSVRGFSWDKCKQIGIEEYILSLIALGFEPEGHIYFQSQSKNVKDLAFELGVKANFSELSAIYGFNGQTNIAHMVSALSQSADILQPELEEFGGPKPTIVPAGADQDPHMRLTRGLANKMNMFLIEKRMDKNNTPFVSVRSKTAPADALEEVSEALPWDTKLFEGHVDIFGVDDLTKLKEITMEVEMNNGGYGFLPPASTYHRFMSGLQGGKMSSSVPDSLIALTDDPDDAARKVKKAKTGGRMTLKEQKELGGQPDECSVYELLVFHLSDDDGELAQLHSECLDGSRMCGSCKGLAAERMAEFLRDHQEKRELARERLEEYGL
- a CDS encoding MogA/MoaB family molybdenum cofactor biosynthesis protein, with translation MSSSTKEHKKGTDKAYSFSIITISTSRFDKYGSTDAPSAVDDVSGQLISDILKAAHNNVLCYSLVADNIADIRKAVLSSIFNGADVVITTGGTGLSDSDVTIEALCPLFEKELEGFGELFRLKSLDQIGSATILSRATAGIIQGCAVFCLPGSPKAVELAIEEIIIPEAGHIVKHARS
- a CDS encoding DUF190 domain-containing protein, with the protein product MQSKIMTIYLSENDTYKGKNAHQAIIEFLLENDVAGATVIRGIEGYGVHSVIHKTSILRLGMDLPIIVQAVDEENKLCNILPELKKMVPDELIVMQDVEILAGHKRD
- a CDS encoding radical SAM/SPASM domain-containing protein, whose amino-acid sequence is MSGGEREPGINVFSIPGLNIDLKNSNGSLQLNSRGQLKYACSPILKKINERLREEKPVHMGKDRVIASTWLPPIPSGPFKRLLNAEVQHALGRRVPETVSFEITRQCKCNCDHCIISGGEEDIDTETVKKTIDDALDMGAFIIIFTEGDPLLREDIFELIDYVDKERAIVNMYTPGTDMNPQTARKLKQAGLHNLLVSIYSTDPEKHNAVRRLEGAFDMATSAIKYGLDAGLLVTMCTHASPKNMDELPQLYALATQLGVSEFSIWESAPKKKGDAIISPEDREKVLEMHHKANSTESGPRIFTNTYFEGEMLGCMAAQRWMHICVDGSVKPCPYIPFSFGNILDQQLKDIWKNMKKAPRFESGDVFCQMQMPQYLELVEKIPDGVIPPYPFDKIE
- a CDS encoding ubiquitin-like small modifier protein 1; the protein is MAAKKVRLFANVREKAGTSEVEVNGDTVSEILDEIIAKYPNLEKLIFEDGKKLRGYINILINGENIQHLEGTDSAITEKDEVAIFPPVSGG
- a CDS encoding fluoride efflux transporter FluC, with the protein product MNTTGYLLVGIGGFIGAILRYMVAGIVPKKGDIPTGTLTVNIMGTTILSYLTYSHSLQHLYLLNIGILGSFTTFSTFTYESFTLLEQQANRSFLTNIMLNCVCCIAGVGLGPLMANLI